One Cellulosimicrobium protaetiae genomic region harbors:
- a CDS encoding pentapeptide repeat-containing protein, whose translation MPPVPAADDRSLLVEQLDLRSDCSRCTGLCCVGLHLVRSADFAIDKPAGTPCPNLRDDFGCRIHAGLRESGFPGCVAYDCLGAGQRVTAAVRSAHDGATWRDDPVAALDAFAALPVVTQIHELLWYLAEVLSLPAAAPVHDDARRALDRTVPLAGLAPADLRALDVGAVRRDVGPLVDRASALVRDAARPDAGSGSTRRRATAGARRRLRPGADLVGADLRGLDLSGTDLRGALLLGADLRGSRLDAVDLLGADLRGADARGADLSRALFLTPAQAGAVRRDEHTALPAALRP comes from the coding sequence ATGCCCCCCGTCCCCGCGGCCGACGACCGTTCCCTCCTGGTCGAGCAGCTCGACCTGCGCAGCGACTGCTCGCGCTGCACCGGCCTGTGCTGCGTCGGCCTGCACCTGGTGCGCTCCGCCGACTTCGCGATCGACAAGCCCGCGGGCACCCCGTGCCCGAACCTGCGCGACGACTTCGGCTGCCGCATCCACGCCGGGCTGCGCGAGTCCGGGTTCCCCGGGTGCGTCGCCTACGACTGCCTCGGGGCGGGCCAGCGCGTGACGGCCGCGGTCCGGTCCGCGCACGACGGCGCGACCTGGCGCGACGACCCGGTCGCCGCCCTCGACGCGTTCGCCGCGCTCCCCGTCGTCACGCAGATCCACGAGCTCCTCTGGTATCTCGCCGAGGTGTTGTCGCTGCCCGCCGCGGCGCCCGTGCACGACGACGCACGGCGGGCCCTCGACAGGACCGTTCCCCTCGCGGGCCTCGCCCCGGCCGACCTCCGCGCGCTCGACGTCGGGGCCGTCCGTCGCGACGTCGGACCGCTCGTCGACCGCGCGAGCGCGCTCGTACGGGACGCGGCTCGGCCGGACGCGGGCAGTGGCTCCACGCGACGGCGGGCCACGGCGGGTGCGCGCCGCCGCCTGCGTCCGGGCGCCGACCTCGTCGGCGCGGACCTGCGCGGGCTCGACCTCTCCGGGACGGACCTCCGGGGTGCGCTGCTGCTCGGCGCGGACCTGCGCGGGTCCCGCCTCGACGCCGTCGACCTCCTCGGTGCGGACCTCCGGGGAGCCGACGCGCGCGGCGCCGACCTCTCACGCGCGCTCTTCCTCACCCCGGCGCAGGCCGGCGCCGTCCGCCGGGACGAGCACACGGCGCTCCCCGCCGCGCTCCGTCCCTGA
- a CDS encoding NAD-dependent malic enzyme, translated as MTSAPSVSSSITVRLQVEARPTAVSELTTAIEHTGGIVSALDVTASGHERITVDVTVATRGEEHAGQIVEALRALPGVVVDRVSDRTFLLHLGGKLQIESKVPIRNRDDLSMIYTPGVARVCEAIAAKPDDARRLTIKRNTIAVVTDGSAVLGLGDIGPLASLPVMEGKAALFKRFAGIDAFPIALDTTDVDEIVRTVKAIAPVFAGINLEDISAPRCFEIEARLRAELDIPVFHDDQHGTAIVALAALTNALKVVGKDLPDVRIVLSGAGAAGTAVLKLLLAAGAHDVVVADIEGVVHPARPGLSPSLAWTAVNTNPRRVTGTLREAVVDADVFIGVSAPDVLTGDDVARMAPGAIVFAMANPRPEVDPVEAARHAAIVGTGRSDFANQINNVLAFPGVFRGLLDAQSHRITDAMLLAAARALASAIHEDQLNPTYIIPSVFNPEVTTLVAAAVERAAE; from the coding sequence ATGACGTCAGCGCCGAGTGTCTCCTCCTCCATCACCGTCCGCCTCCAGGTCGAGGCGCGCCCCACCGCCGTGAGCGAGCTGACGACGGCGATCGAGCACACGGGCGGGATCGTCTCCGCCCTAGACGTCACGGCGTCGGGCCACGAGCGCATCACGGTCGACGTCACGGTCGCGACGCGCGGCGAGGAGCACGCCGGGCAGATCGTCGAGGCGCTGCGCGCGCTGCCGGGCGTCGTCGTCGACCGCGTCTCGGACCGCACGTTCCTGCTCCACCTGGGCGGCAAGCTGCAGATCGAGTCCAAGGTACCGATCCGCAACCGCGACGACCTGTCGATGATCTACACGCCCGGCGTCGCGCGCGTGTGCGAGGCCATCGCGGCCAAGCCCGACGACGCGCGCCGCCTCACGATCAAGCGCAACACGATCGCGGTGGTCACCGACGGCTCGGCCGTGCTCGGGCTGGGCGACATCGGCCCGCTCGCCTCGCTGCCCGTCATGGAGGGCAAGGCGGCGCTGTTCAAGCGGTTCGCCGGCATCGACGCGTTCCCCATCGCGCTCGACACGACCGACGTCGACGAGATCGTGCGCACCGTCAAGGCCATCGCGCCCGTGTTCGCGGGCATCAACCTCGAGGACATCTCGGCGCCGCGCTGCTTCGAGATCGAGGCACGGCTGCGCGCCGAGCTCGACATCCCCGTGTTCCACGACGACCAGCACGGCACGGCGATCGTCGCGCTCGCGGCGCTGACGAACGCGCTGAAGGTCGTGGGCAAGGACCTGCCGGACGTGCGGATCGTGCTGTCGGGCGCCGGTGCCGCCGGGACCGCGGTGCTCAAGCTGCTGCTCGCCGCGGGCGCGCACGACGTCGTCGTCGCCGACATCGAGGGCGTCGTCCACCCCGCGCGGCCGGGTCTGTCGCCGTCGCTCGCGTGGACGGCGGTCAACACGAACCCGCGGCGCGTCACCGGGACGCTGCGCGAGGCGGTCGTGGACGCGGACGTGTTCATCGGCGTGTCCGCGCCCGACGTCCTCACCGGCGACGACGTCGCGCGCATGGCGCCCGGCGCGATCGTCTTCGCGATGGCGAACCCCCGCCCCGAGGTCGACCCGGTCGAGGCGGCACGACACGCGGCGATCGTCGGCACCGGGCGCTCCGACTTCGCGAACCAGATCAACAACGTCCTCGCGTTCCCCGGCGTGTTCCGCGGCCTCCTCGACGCGCAGTCGCACCGCATCACCGACGCGATGCTGCTCGCCGCGGCCCGCGCCCTCGCGTCCGCGATCCACGAGGACCAGCTCAACCCCACCTACATCATCCCGAGCGTGTTCAACCCCGAGGTCACGACGCTCGTCGCGGCGGCGGTGGAGCGTGCCGCCGAGTAA
- a CDS encoding pilus assembly protein FlpE — protein sequence MVGARGGAGASVVASSLARAAARRRAPTCLVDVALVGGGLDVLLGVEQDPGVRWPDLADARGRLDGEDLLVRLPRWGTVPVVSTERGGGPEPAALADVVAALAEVTSARSGVLVLDVDRAALGTGAAAAGLLGACDEVLVVTPLDVAGVAGAAAVRDRLVGPAALVLRRPAPGRLSGGEVADAVGLDVATIVGWDRALAGAIERGQGPCVGRGPVVRAGRELAERYLGSGR from the coding sequence GTGGTCGGTGCACGCGGCGGGGCGGGGGCGAGCGTCGTGGCCTCCTCGCTCGCCCGTGCGGCGGCCCGACGCCGCGCACCCACGTGCCTGGTGGACGTCGCGCTCGTGGGCGGGGGCCTCGACGTCCTCCTCGGCGTCGAGCAGGACCCGGGCGTGCGCTGGCCCGACCTCGCCGACGCGCGCGGACGGCTCGACGGCGAGGACCTGCTCGTGCGCCTGCCCCGGTGGGGCACGGTCCCGGTCGTCAGCACCGAGCGCGGTGGCGGCCCGGAGCCCGCGGCGCTCGCGGACGTCGTGGCGGCGCTCGCCGAGGTCACGTCGGCCCGGTCGGGGGTGCTCGTCCTCGACGTCGACCGGGCCGCGCTCGGCACGGGCGCCGCTGCCGCGGGCCTGCTCGGGGCGTGCGACGAGGTGCTGGTCGTGACGCCGCTCGACGTGGCCGGCGTCGCGGGCGCCGCCGCGGTGCGCGACCGACTCGTCGGCCCGGCAGCGCTCGTCCTGCGCCGGCCGGCCCCGGGGCGGTTGTCCGGCGGGGAGGTCGCGGACGCCGTCGGGCTGGACGTCGCCACGATCGTCGGCTGGGACCGGGCGCTCGCGGGCGCGATCGAGCGCGGTCAAGGACCGTGCGTCGGGCGCGGGCCGGTCGTCCGCGCGGGTCGGGAGCTCGCGGAGCGGTACCTGGGGAGCGGTCGGTGA
- a CDS encoding TadA family conjugal transfer-associated ATPase: MSRREPAPGRTERGRGPLLDGVRERLVRAGAEHGAGAVAAPDDVAVADALRASGRVLGATALRELTRTAHAEIFGAGPLQRYLDEPGVTDVLVNGPEEVWVDRGAGLERVVVPLGGPEAVRSLAVRLAAAGGQRLDDASPVVDARLPDGTRLHAVVAPVCGEGAVISLRVLRTRTFGLADLVASGTVPRAWEPVLRGLVARRASVLVSGGTGTGKTTLLAALLALVPPDERIVCVEEARELDPDHPHVVPLTARRPNVEGAGSVDLADLVRAALRMRPDRIVLGECRGAEVREVLMALNTGHEGGLATIHANDVEVIPARLEALAALAGMDRAAVAAQAVGGLDVVLHLRRVRAGGTTRRVLAQIGLVRGDEQRGLRVDVAGSWDGAPGRSGWSPGVAAVPVGGPFGGPLAVPVAVPVAVPVAVPVARPVAGHVTGPVEGPAWDELVGRWSV, from the coding sequence GTGAGCAGACGGGAACCTGCCCCGGGCCGGACCGAGCGAGGGCGCGGTCCGTTGCTCGACGGCGTCCGGGAGCGACTCGTCAGGGCCGGCGCCGAGCACGGTGCCGGTGCGGTCGCGGCGCCGGACGACGTGGCCGTCGCCGACGCGCTGCGGGCGTCCGGGCGGGTGCTCGGCGCGACCGCGCTGCGCGAGCTGACCCGCACGGCGCACGCGGAGATCTTCGGTGCCGGTCCGCTCCAGCGCTACCTCGACGAGCCGGGCGTGACCGACGTGCTCGTCAACGGGCCGGAGGAGGTCTGGGTCGACCGCGGCGCCGGTCTCGAACGGGTCGTCGTCCCGCTCGGCGGGCCGGAGGCAGTCCGGTCGCTGGCCGTCCGGCTCGCCGCGGCGGGCGGGCAGCGTCTCGACGACGCCTCGCCGGTCGTCGACGCGCGGCTCCCGGACGGGACGCGGCTGCACGCCGTGGTGGCACCCGTGTGCGGGGAAGGGGCCGTGATCTCGTTGCGCGTGCTGCGGACGCGGACGTTCGGGCTGGCCGACCTCGTCGCGTCCGGCACGGTCCCGCGCGCGTGGGAGCCGGTCCTGCGCGGGCTCGTCGCCCGCCGCGCGAGCGTCCTCGTGTCCGGCGGGACCGGGACCGGCAAGACGACGCTGCTCGCCGCGCTGCTCGCGCTCGTCCCGCCCGACGAGCGCATCGTGTGCGTGGAGGAAGCGCGCGAGCTCGACCCCGACCACCCGCACGTCGTCCCGCTCACCGCCCGGCGGCCGAACGTCGAGGGCGCCGGCAGCGTCGACCTCGCCGACCTCGTGCGCGCCGCGCTGCGGATGCGCCCCGACCGCATCGTGCTGGGCGAGTGCCGCGGCGCCGAGGTGCGCGAGGTGCTCATGGCGCTCAACACCGGTCACGAGGGTGGGCTGGCGACCATCCACGCCAACGACGTCGAGGTGATCCCCGCCCGGCTCGAGGCGTTGGCGGCGCTCGCGGGGATGGACCGCGCCGCCGTGGCGGCCCAGGCCGTCGGCGGCCTCGACGTCGTGCTGCACCTGCGCCGGGTACGTGCGGGCGGCACGACCCGGCGCGTGCTCGCCCAGATCGGGCTCGTGCGCGGCGACGAGCAGCGCGGGCTGCGCGTCGACGTCGCGGGGTCGTGGGACGGGGCGCCGGGGCGGTCGGGGTGGTCGCCGGGCGTCGCCGCCGTGCCCGTCGGAGGGCCCTTCGGGGGTCCACTCGCCGTTCCCGTCGCCGTTCCCGTCGCCGTGCCTGTCGCTGTGCCTGTCGCCAGGCCCGTTGCTGGGCACGTCACCGGGCCCGTCGAGGGCCCGGCCTGGGACGAGCTCGTGGGCCGGTGGTCGGTGTGA
- a CDS encoding HAD family hydrolase → MTPLPDPTNPTGSPRAGRVAAFFDLDKTIIATSSAAAFSRPFFAGGLINRGDVLRSAYAHFLFMVGGADADQTERMRAHLSSLVTGWDVATVSRIVEETLHEHIDPVVYAEAVELIESHHEHGHDVVIVSASGSEVVEPIAAVLGADHAISSRMAVEDGRYTGAIDFYAYGENKALALRELAEREGYDLEASYAYSDSVTDAPMLGAVGHAFVVNPDRTLRRLAAEHGWGALTFSKPVALRSHLAGSTPALAAAGVVALGVVAWLVWRALRRRG, encoded by the coding sequence GTGACCCCGCTCCCGGACCCGACGAATCCCACCGGATCGCCACGCGCCGGCCGGGTCGCCGCGTTCTTCGACCTGGACAAGACGATCATCGCGACGTCGTCGGCCGCGGCGTTCTCCCGGCCGTTCTTCGCCGGCGGCCTCATCAACCGCGGGGACGTGCTGCGCAGCGCGTACGCGCACTTCCTCTTCATGGTCGGCGGGGCCGACGCGGACCAGACCGAGCGGATGCGCGCGCACCTGTCGAGCCTCGTGACCGGCTGGGACGTCGCCACGGTGTCGCGCATCGTGGAGGAGACGCTGCACGAGCACATCGACCCCGTCGTCTACGCGGAGGCGGTCGAGCTCATCGAGTCCCACCACGAGCACGGGCACGACGTCGTCATCGTGTCCGCATCAGGGAGCGAGGTCGTCGAGCCCATCGCGGCGGTGCTGGGCGCCGACCACGCGATCTCGTCGCGCATGGCCGTCGAGGACGGCCGGTACACGGGCGCGATCGACTTCTACGCGTACGGCGAGAACAAGGCCCTCGCGCTCCGCGAGCTCGCCGAGCGCGAGGGGTACGACCTGGAGGCGAGCTACGCCTACTCCGACTCCGTGACCGACGCCCCCATGCTGGGCGCCGTCGGGCACGCGTTCGTCGTCAACCCCGACCGGACGCTGCGCCGGCTCGCCGCGGAGCACGGCTGGGGCGCCCTGACCTTCTCGAAGCCCGTCGCCCTGCGGTCGCACCTCGCCGGGTCGACGCCGGCCCTCGCCGCGGCGGGGGTCGTCGCGCTCGGCGTCGTGGCCTGGCTGGTGTGGCGCGCGCTGCGCCGCCGGGGCTGA
- a CDS encoding type II secretion system F family protein, whose translation MTALLVAAWVLAATTPWWLARSAVGRRVVGVARRGESTGGRDVAAGAGGRFAGGGSHGRRDRAEPVVETGVLLELLAAAVRAGAALPRVLDVVGSCVGGREGAGLRAAGAALLLGSSWDAAWAGAPPRLEVVQRALRPAWLHGAAPAPALRAAAQASRQDRTAAAKAAAARLAVHLVLPLGACFLPAFVLVGLVPVLVSLGSGLLGR comes from the coding sequence GTGACGGCGCTCCTGGTGGCGGCATGGGTCCTGGCCGCGACGACGCCGTGGTGGCTCGCGCGCTCCGCCGTCGGGCGACGGGTCGTCGGCGTGGCCCGACGTGGGGAGAGCACGGGCGGCCGTGACGTCGCGGCCGGCGCGGGTGGGCGGTTCGCCGGGGGCGGGAGCCATGGACGCCGGGACCGCGCCGAGCCCGTGGTCGAGACCGGCGTGCTCCTCGAGCTCCTCGCGGCGGCGGTCCGGGCCGGCGCTGCGCTGCCCCGTGTCCTGGACGTGGTCGGGTCGTGCGTCGGCGGTCGCGAGGGCGCCGGGCTGCGCGCTGCCGGTGCGGCCCTCCTCCTCGGCTCCTCGTGGGACGCGGCCTGGGCCGGTGCCCCGCCGCGGCTCGAGGTCGTGCAGCGCGCGCTGCGCCCGGCCTGGCTGCACGGAGCAGCTCCCGCTCCCGCGCTGCGTGCCGCGGCACAGGCGTCGCGACAGGACCGGACCGCGGCCGCCAAGGCCGCCGCGGCGCGCCTCGCCGTGCACCTCGTCCTCCCGCTCGGGGCGTGCTTCCTCCCCGCGTTCGTGCTCGTCGGATTGGTGCCGGTCCTCGTCTCGCTCGGGTCGGGACTGCTGGGCAGGTAG
- a CDS encoding RNA methyltransferase → MQRVTTRNAAFQQWEALLTNRTKRHRAGETLVQGVRPITLAVESGWTVRTWLVDADRSLSSWAHAMLDRVRTQRFAVSSELMRELGGKEDDAPELLAIVATPPDDLGRIAADGRDSGDDTAFLGVVLDRPTSPGNVGTVARSLDAFGGRGLIVAGHAADPYDPRAVRASTGSIFSVPTVRVPAGRDVLDWVAAQRSAGVPLTLLGTDEHGDVELAEHDLTGPTLVLTGNETTGLSAGWREACDVMVSIPMLGTASSLNAASATTVVLYEAVRQRRAR, encoded by the coding sequence ATGCAGCGCGTCACCACCCGTAACGCCGCGTTCCAGCAGTGGGAGGCGCTGCTCACCAACCGCACCAAGCGGCACCGCGCGGGCGAGACGCTCGTCCAGGGGGTGCGCCCGATCACGCTCGCCGTCGAGTCGGGCTGGACCGTGCGGACGTGGCTCGTCGACGCGGACCGGTCGCTGTCGAGCTGGGCGCACGCGATGCTCGACCGGGTGCGTACCCAGCGGTTCGCCGTGTCGTCGGAGCTGATGCGCGAGCTCGGCGGCAAGGAGGACGACGCGCCCGAGCTGCTCGCGATCGTCGCGACGCCGCCCGACGACCTGGGTCGGATCGCCGCGGATGGCCGCGACTCGGGGGACGACACCGCGTTCCTCGGCGTCGTGCTCGACCGGCCCACGAGCCCAGGGAACGTCGGGACGGTCGCGCGGTCGCTCGACGCGTTCGGGGGCCGCGGCCTGATCGTCGCGGGGCACGCCGCGGACCCGTACGACCCGCGCGCCGTGCGCGCCAGCACCGGCTCGATCTTCTCCGTGCCGACGGTCCGCGTCCCCGCGGGCCGCGACGTCCTCGACTGGGTCGCCGCACAGCGCTCCGCCGGGGTCCCGCTGACCCTGCTCGGGACGGACGAGCACGGCGACGTCGAGCTCGCCGAGCACGACCTCACCGGCCCGACGCTCGTCCTCACCGGCAACGAGACGACCGGTCTCAGCGCGGGCTGGCGCGAGGCCTGCGACGTCATGGTGAGCATCCCCATGCTCGGCACGGCGAGCTCGCTCAACGCCGCGAGCGCCACCACCGTCGTGCTCTACGAGGCCGTGCGCCAGCGCCGGGCGCGCTGA
- the acs gene encoding acetate--CoA ligase, whose amino-acid sequence MPENESTTAQPGLENLLHETRSFPPSPEFAAQANAQPALYEEARADRLAFWARQANDLVTWRTPFTETLDWSQAPVARWFADGTLNAAYNAVDRHVEAGLGDRVAIHFEGEPGDTRTVTYAELQRDVSRAANALAALGVETGDRVVIYLPMVVEAVVAMLACARIGAPHSVVFGGFSADALRSRIADAEAKLVITADGGYRRGAASALKPAVDEAIAPKEGADPTTVEHVLVVRRTGQDTAWTEGRDVWWHDALESADTTHTPVWVEAEHPLFILYTSGTTGKPKGILHTTGGYLTQAAYTHRNVFDLKAESDVYWCTADIGWVTGHSYVVYGPLLNGATQVIYEGTPDSPHQGRWWEIVEKYKVSILYTAPTAIRACMKWGEEIPARFDLSSLRVLGSVGEPINPEAWMWYRRVIGGDRTPIVDTWWQTETGAIMISPLPGVTAAKPGSAQVPLPGIVADVVDDEAHSVPNGGGGYLVLSEPWPSMLRGIWGDLERFKDTYWSRFPGIYFAGDGAKKDEDGDIWLLGRVDDVMNVSGHRLSTTEIESALVSNEIVAEAAVVGASDDLTGQAVVAFVILRGEHAARAADADGAAAVQTELRNHVAKEIGPIAKPKRILVVPELPKTRSGKIMRRLLRDVAENRTVGDATTLADSSVMELISAGLQKPSSSDD is encoded by the coding sequence GTGCCAGAGAACGAGTCCACCACTGCTCAGCCCGGGTTGGAGAACCTCCTCCACGAGACCCGGAGCTTCCCGCCGAGCCCGGAGTTCGCCGCGCAGGCGAACGCGCAGCCCGCGCTCTACGAGGAGGCGCGGGCCGACCGGCTCGCGTTCTGGGCGCGGCAGGCGAACGACCTCGTCACATGGCGGACGCCGTTCACCGAGACGCTCGACTGGTCGCAGGCTCCCGTCGCGCGCTGGTTCGCGGACGGCACGCTCAACGCCGCGTACAACGCCGTGGACCGTCACGTCGAGGCGGGCCTGGGCGACCGGGTCGCGATCCACTTCGAGGGCGAGCCGGGCGACACGCGCACGGTGACGTACGCGGAGCTGCAGCGCGACGTGTCGCGCGCGGCGAACGCGCTCGCGGCGCTCGGCGTGGAGACGGGCGACCGCGTCGTCATCTACCTGCCGATGGTCGTCGAGGCCGTCGTCGCGATGCTCGCGTGCGCGCGGATCGGCGCCCCGCACTCGGTCGTGTTCGGCGGGTTCTCGGCCGACGCGCTGCGCAGCCGCATCGCCGACGCCGAGGCGAAGCTCGTCATCACGGCCGACGGCGGGTACCGCCGCGGCGCGGCCTCCGCGCTCAAGCCGGCGGTGGACGAGGCGATCGCACCCAAGGAGGGCGCGGACCCGACGACGGTCGAGCACGTGCTCGTCGTGCGCCGCACCGGCCAGGACACCGCCTGGACCGAGGGCCGCGACGTGTGGTGGCACGACGCGCTCGAGTCGGCCGACACGACGCACACGCCCGTGTGGGTCGAGGCCGAGCACCCGCTGTTCATCCTCTACACGTCCGGCACGACCGGGAAGCCCAAGGGCATTCTGCACACGACCGGCGGCTACCTCACGCAGGCCGCGTACACGCACCGCAACGTCTTCGACCTCAAGGCCGAGAGCGACGTCTACTGGTGCACGGCCGACATCGGCTGGGTCACCGGCCACTCCTACGTCGTCTACGGGCCGCTGCTCAACGGCGCGACCCAGGTGATCTACGAGGGCACGCCCGACTCCCCGCACCAGGGCCGCTGGTGGGAGATCGTCGAGAAGTACAAGGTCTCGATCCTCTACACCGCGCCGACCGCGATCCGCGCGTGCATGAAGTGGGGCGAGGAGATCCCGGCGAGGTTCGACCTCTCGTCGCTGCGCGTGCTCGGGTCGGTGGGCGAGCCCATCAACCCCGAGGCGTGGATGTGGTACCGCCGCGTCATCGGCGGCGACCGCACGCCGATCGTCGACACGTGGTGGCAGACCGAGACCGGCGCGATCATGATCTCCCCGCTCCCCGGCGTGACGGCGGCCAAGCCGGGCTCCGCCCAGGTGCCGCTCCCGGGCATCGTCGCGGACGTCGTCGACGACGAGGCGCACTCGGTGCCGAACGGCGGCGGCGGGTACCTCGTGCTGTCCGAGCCGTGGCCGTCCATGCTGCGCGGCATCTGGGGCGACCTCGAGCGCTTCAAGGACACGTACTGGTCGCGCTTCCCGGGGATCTACTTCGCGGGCGACGGCGCCAAGAAGGACGAGGACGGCGACATCTGGCTCCTCGGGCGCGTCGACGATGTCATGAACGTCTCGGGCCACCGTCTCTCGACCACGGAGATCGAGTCGGCGCTCGTGTCCAACGAGATCGTCGCGGAGGCCGCGGTCGTCGGCGCGAGCGACGACCTCACGGGCCAGGCCGTCGTCGCGTTCGTCATCCTGCGCGGCGAGCACGCGGCCCGGGCGGCGGACGCCGACGGCGCCGCCGCCGTGCAGACCGAGCTGCGCAACCACGTGGCGAAGGAGATCGGCCCGATCGCCAAGCCCAAGCGCATCCTCGTCGTGCCGGAGCTGCCCAAGACCCGGTCCGGCAAGATCATGCGCCGCCTGCTGCGCGACGTCGCGGAGAACCGCACCGTCGGCGACGCGACGACCCTCGCCGACTCGTCCGTCATGGAGCTCATCTCGGCGGGCCTGCAGAAGCCGTCGTCCTCGGACGACTGA
- a CDS encoding AAA family ATPase, whose protein sequence is MLESLSLKNFKSFANARIPLAPFTLVIGANGAGKSNFFDALRLLRAIGEGRSVRDALEGHALPGATTATAVAGVRGGAGAITHFLSGSQIFSISAIIRNGYTRIQYDVEIDASKYRVVNEELRSSSHAGSYVFSTKPDTGPLDQLEESPVITARFHKMSRGLNPRRDFSPHEFILSQFTGRRAESRANEEVADLVREEFAAITPLELRPEVLRQYSPRGRADLGEHGENFASVVANLWDRANAPQFRFVSESGRSQLEEFVDSDARDSMAALKSWLGEITPRTITEVLTQQTPTGEVIFAVREEPYDDPIAAPSLSDGTLRFAALALVATATPGRRALVVEEIENGINPSRVALLVQMLEQATADSQVQVIASSHSPAVLDYAGERAVESAVVIGWDEENQSSRPVLIKSLPSFEEVRKHESLGDLQVEGWLQLAAGM, encoded by the coding sequence ATGCTCGAGTCGCTCTCATTGAAGAATTTCAAGAGCTTTGCTAATGCCAGAATTCCCTTGGCTCCGTTCACGCTCGTGATTGGAGCGAACGGAGCAGGCAAGAGCAACTTCTTTGACGCATTGCGGCTGCTTCGTGCAATTGGCGAGGGGCGGTCCGTACGAGATGCACTTGAGGGCCACGCCCTCCCTGGCGCCACGACAGCGACAGCAGTCGCCGGCGTAAGGGGTGGGGCAGGCGCGATAACACATTTCCTTAGCGGCTCGCAGATATTCTCCATCTCGGCGATCATTCGGAATGGCTACACGCGAATTCAGTACGACGTAGAAATTGACGCCTCCAAGTATCGAGTGGTAAACGAGGAGCTGCGGTCATCATCACACGCCGGCAGCTATGTCTTCTCCACGAAGCCCGACACTGGCCCACTGGATCAACTTGAAGAGTCACCGGTCATAACCGCCCGATTCCACAAAATGAGCCGCGGACTAAACCCGCGTCGCGACTTCTCCCCGCATGAGTTCATCTTGAGCCAGTTCACCGGAAGGCGCGCCGAGTCGCGCGCGAACGAAGAGGTCGCAGACTTGGTCCGCGAGGAGTTCGCCGCGATTACTCCGCTGGAACTTCGCCCTGAAGTCCTTCGCCAGTATTCCCCTCGAGGTAGGGCTGACCTCGGCGAGCACGGAGAAAACTTTGCATCGGTTGTGGCGAACCTTTGGGACCGGGCAAATGCACCGCAGTTCCGATTCGTCTCCGAAAGCGGCAGATCGCAGTTGGAGGAATTTGTAGACTCAGATGCGCGGGACTCGATGGCGGCGCTAAAGTCGTGGCTCGGAGAGATCACCCCGCGAACCATCACAGAGGTCCTCACACAGCAGACGCCCACAGGGGAAGTTATCTTTGCTGTGCGGGAGGAGCCCTACGATGATCCAATTGCGGCCCCCTCACTTTCGGACGGAACGCTGCGCTTCGCCGCGTTGGCCCTTGTGGCCACTGCCACTCCAGGGCGCCGCGCACTGGTCGTCGAGGAGATTGAGAACGGAATTAATCCTTCGAGAGTCGCCCTGCTTGTTCAGATGCTTGAGCAGGCAACGGCCGATTCACAGGTGCAGGTGATCGCGTCGAGCCACAGTCCGGCCGTCCTCGACTACGCCGGTGAGCGCGCGGTTGAATCCGCCGTTGTGATCGGATGGGATGAGGAAAATCAGTCATCACGCCCTGTGCTGATCAAGAGTCTTCCCAGCTTCGAAGAAGTCCGGAAGCACGAATCGCTTGGTGATTTACAGGTAGAGGGCTGGCTCCAACTTGCGGCAGGAATGTGA